One Brassica napus cultivar Da-Ae chromosome A5, Da-Ae, whole genome shotgun sequence DNA window includes the following coding sequences:
- the LOC106454681 gene encoding zinc finger protein ZAT11, giving the protein MKRERSEFEESIKMSDDIARCLMILSQTSMVKQVDVNQYTERDTSNRFECKTCNKRFSSFQALGGHRASRKKPKLSVDQKEVKHVTNNYNGTHIHECSICSQSFGTGQALGGHMRRHRSSVTVEPLQTISPVNSTVPVLKRCSSSKRVLSLDLNLTPLENDLETIFGKTFFPNIDMKFVV; this is encoded by the coding sequence ATGAAGAGAGAAAGATCTGAGTTCGAAGAATCCATCAAGATGTCTGATGACATTGCTAGATGTCTGATGATATTATCACAGACCTCCATGGTCAAACAAGTCGATGTGAACCAATATACCGAGCGCGATACAAGTAACCGGTTCGAATGCAAAACGTGTAACAAGAGATTCTCTTCGTTTCAAGCCCTAGGTGGCCACCGGGCAAGCCGTAAGAAGCCAAAGCTATCCGTCGACCAGAAAGAGGTGAAACATGTTACCAACAATTATAATGGAACTCATATACACGAGTGTTCGATATGCAGTCAGAGTTTTGGGACCGGACAGGCTTTAGGTGGTCACATGAGACGGCATAGGTCAAGCGTGACAGTGGAGCCATTGCAGACCATCTCTCCCGTGAATTCTACCGTACCGGTTCTGAAACGATGCagtagtagcaagagggttttGTCTTTGGATTTGAATCTAACTCCCTTAGAGAATGATCTTGAAACTATTTTTGGGAAGACGTTTTTCCCGAACATAGATATGAAGTTCGTtgtttag
- the LOC106451028 gene encoding protein SODIUM POTASSIUM ROOT DEFECTIVE 2-like — protein MKGPMFCASQASTAICSSMDHIHKPTTVTVADKDDKSSGRAIDRHNPIIKDGRRSTADDYIRIPASPADGEISNKALENSKGRRSFTGRKSTGGGGGAAALLKLITSDMSLARKSFSCVARPACDLTKTPPGSTRYLLGSDPVALNGSAGQDPVKAVASSPKPPATEEIEPVSSITEEKTCSGGGGSDQEEKQVVVLKVSLHCRGCEAKVRKHLSRMQGVTSFNIDFAAKKVTVTGDITPLEILDSISKVKNAQFWTTPTVLPLPNLQTPKP, from the exons atgaaggGACCTATGTTCTGCGCTTCTCAAGCATCAACAGCCATATGTTCAAGCATGGACCACATTCACAAACCAACCACCGTCACCGTCGCCGACAAAGATGACAAAAGCAGCGGCCGAGCTATCGACCGTCACAACCCCATCATTAAAGATGGCCGGAGATCCACTGCGGACGACTACATCAGAATACCTGCTTCTCCCGCAGACGGAGAGATCAGTAACAAAGCACTAGAAAACTCCAAGGGAAGGAGGAGCTTCACTGGCCGTAAAAGCACCGGCGGTGGAGGTGGAGCGGCGGCGTTGTTGAAGCTCATAACAAGTGACATGAGCTTGGCGAGGAAGAGTTTCAGCTGTGTTGCGAGACCCGCATGTGATCTTACCAAAACCCCTCCCGGTTCTACAAGGTATCTTTTGGGATCCGACCCGGTTGCTCTTAACGGGTCTGCGGGTCAGGATCCGGTTAAGGCAGTAGCTTCTAGTCCTAAACCTCCTGCTACTGAAGAGATAGAGCCAGTGTCGTCAATAACGGAAGAGAAGACTtgtagtggtggtggtggttcagACCAG GAGGAGAAGCAGGTTGTTGTTCTCAAAGTGTCTCTCCATTGCAGAGGTTGTGAAGCAAAAGTTAGGAAACATCTGTCCAGAATGCAAG GTGTGACATCATTCAACATAGATTTTGCTGCAAAGAAAGTGACAGTGACTGGAGACATCACTCCCTTGGAAATATTGGATAGCATCTCAAAGGTTAAAAATGCTCAGTTTTGGACTACTCCAACAGTACTCCCATTGCCAAATCTGCAAACTCCAAAGCCTTAA
- the LOC106451032 gene encoding diaminopimelate epimerase, chloroplastic-like, producing MEIAATNTVTLASPQSRQFSHTFSRSLPSLRFNLSGRNLSFKSTNLRVSATSMSAFAAEKLSPETFLDKKESGILHFVKYHGLGNDFILVDNRDSSEPKITQEQAVKLCDRNFGVGADGVIFAMPGVNGADYTMRIFNSDGSEPEMCGNGVRCFARFIAEIENLQGKHSFTIHTGAGLIIPEIQDDGQVKVDMGEPILRAEDVPTKLQGNRGESVVAAELVVDGVSWNVTCVSMGNPHCITFGTKDGQDLRVDELKLSEIGPKFEHHEMFPARTNTEFVEVLSRSHLKMRVWERGAGATLACGTGACALVVAAVLEGRTDRKCTVDLPGGPLEIEWKEEDNHIYMTGPADLVFYGSALL from the exons ATGGAGATAGCCGCCACGAACACTGTCACTCTTGCTTCGCCGCAATCACGCCAATTCTCACATACCTTCTCTAGATCGTTACCTTCTCTTCGTTTCAACCTCTCCGGTAGAAACCTTTCCTTCAAAAGCACTAACCTTCGCGTCTCAGCGACCTCCATGAGCGCCTTCGCCGCCGAGAAACTCTCGCCGGAaaccttcctcgataaaaaggAAAGCGGGATCCTCCACTTCGTCAAGTACCACGGCCTTGGAAACGATTTCATTCTGGTAGACAATAGGGACTCGTCAGAGCCTAAGATTACTCAGGAGCAAGCTGTGAAGCTCTGTGATCGAAACTTCGGCGTTGGTGCGGACGGAGTCATCTTTGCGATGCCTGGCGTTAATGGTGCTGATTACACTATGAGGATATTCAACTCAGATGGTAGTGAACCAGAG atGTGTGGAAATGGAGTTAGATGCTTTGCAAGATTCATTGCTGAGATTGAGAATCTACAAGGAAAGCATAG TTTTACAATACATACTGGTGCTGGTCTGATCATTCCAGAGATTCAAGATGATGGGCAG GTAAAGGTTGATATGGGGGAACCGATACTTAGAGCAGAGGATGTGCCTACGAAGTTGCAAGGTAACAGAGGTGAGTCTGTTGTTGCGGCGGAGCTGGTAGTTGATGGAGTGAGCTGGAATGTGACGTGTGTAAGCATGGGGAACCCTCACTGTATCACATTTGGCACTAAGGACGGACAG GATTTGAGAGTTGATGAGCTGAAGTTGTCAGAGATTGGTCCTAAGTTCGAGCACCATGAGATGTTCCCTGCTAGAACCAACACAG AGTTCGTGGAGGTCTTGTCACGTTCACATTTAAAAATGCGTGTCTGGGAGCGTGGGGCAG GAGCAACTTTGGCTTGTGGAACAGGAGCTTGTGCTTTAGTTGTTGCAGCGGTCCTTGAAGGTCGAACAGACAGG AAATGCACGGTGGATCTACCTGGTGGACCGTTGGAGATAGAGTGGAAAGAGGAAGACAACCATATTTACATGACTGGTCCTGCGGATTTGGTGTTCTACGGTTCAGCTCTTCTTTAA
- the LOC106451027 gene encoding uncharacterized protein LOC106451027 yields MSMQNGSKRSSPSIIARLMGLDGLPPPHREPKPLENQQRMTKARGKQTYGDHESLRKRSMDEHRFEDVFEVMDADEGKSSTSLFQKRRSVNANLTEAEMAFIRHKFMEAKRLSTDEELRYSKEFNETLEALDSNKDLLFKFLHHPDSLFTKHFSDLQSIATKPQCSHRSPQWYGDGVDLSKKQWKKRSGLKPTEIVVLKPNLGKPQSSSCDEAREDLKLSKPFGSSLGNEDVFPLRDSREIARIVSRQLKASCGNESFTNFDMSRFRGYAGDESSSGSDSSRPRTDDFSRKNHTRYLSSTSPESASKEAMRRMSERWKLAHNSEREIEIRRRNTLADMLATSDREARLASFNGRSKRFESNVGESELADPLGISSRDGWKGTGRSRTTMHKERACSHTIVLPKKLNTRDGLVKGCSFHNRPSSSESLKLYGELSKEKLPALKTQRSVSVHADSDTESCSSDYEDAKSNPSLEQIDLSAVTSLTHHAQESAEEGDQPSPQASLHDEFSSNSECFESLSADLQGLRMKLQLLKRESDTYNEGDMVVSSEEEEEESSIVTDETMIIHEWKSLYLADILANSRFSDLNPTSFMASWHSSESPLDPSLVKDLEKKYSGLKTSTRLERKFVFDWINSEILEFFEQFTDLKPTKVSPKWDISMMHETLREVVTRKYMKQSRDTKEKELQLPSLEDGIEVIGKEIEEMLTDELIAELV; encoded by the exons ATGTCAATGCAAAATGGATCTAAAAGGAGTTCACCTAGCATCATAGCAAGATTGATGGGTCTTGATGGTCTCCCTCCTCCACACAGAGAACCCAAGCCTTTGGAGAATCAACAGCGCATGACTAAAGCTCGTGGGAAGCAAACGTATGGTGATCATGAATCTCTTAGGAAGAGGTCAATGGATGAGCATAGATTCGAAGACGTCTTTGAAGTTATGGACGCAGATGAAGGGAAGAGCAGTACTAGTTTGTTTCAGAAGAGGAGGAGTGTGAATGCTAACTTAACTGAGGCAGAGATGGCTTTTATACGCCACAAGTTCATGGAGGCTAAGCGTCTGTCCACGGATGAGGAACTCCGTTACTCTAAAGAGTTTAATGAGACTCTTGAGGCTCTAGACTCCAACAAGGACCTCTTGTTCAAGTTTCTTCATCATCCGGATTCATTATTCACAAAACATTTCTCTGATCTTCAAAGCATAGCTACAAAGCCACAGTGCAGTCATAGATCACCTCAATGGTATGGTGATGGTGTTGACCTATCAAAGAAGCAGTGGAAAAAGAGAAGTGGTTTGAAACCGACCGAGATTGTTGTTCTGAAACCTAATCTTGGTAAGCCACAGAGCTCTTCTTGTGATGAGGCCAGGGAAGATCTCAAACTGTCTAAACCATTTGGCAGTTCGTTAGGTAATGAAGATGTCTTTCCTTTGAGAGATTCCAGAGAGATTGCTAGAATAGTATCTAGACAGTTAAAGGCAAGTTGTGGCAATGAGAGTTTCACAAACTTTGATATGTCAAGGTTCAGAGGTTACGCAGGAGATGAAAGCTCATCCGGGAGTGATTCTTCAAGACCAAGAACTGACGACTTTAGCCGCAAGAATCACACTCGGTATCTGTCTTCCACGTCACCGGAGTCTGCGAGTAAGGAGGCCATGAGGAGAATGTCAGAGAGGTGGAAGCTGGCACACAACTctgagagagagatagagattaGAAGAAGAAACACATTGGCTGATATGCTTGCAACCTCAGATAGAGAAGCGAGGCTAGCAAGTTTTAATGGGAGGAGTAAAAGGTTTGAGAGCAATGTTGGAGAGTCTGAGTTGGCAGATCCGCTTGGGATTAGTAGTAGAGATGGTTGGAAAGGTACTGGTAGAAGTAGAACAACCATGCATAAGGAGAGAGCTTGTAGTCACACCATtgtgcttcctaagaagctaaACACTCGAGATGGATTAGTGAAGGGGTGTTCTTTTCACAACAGGCCAAGTTCAAGTGAAAGTCTTAAACTGTATGGTGAGTTATCCAAAGAGAAGCTTCCTGCTCTTAAAACACAGAGAAGCGTATCAGTTCATGCAGATTCAGACACTGAAAGTTGTTCATCAGACTATGAAGATGCCAAGAGTAATCCATCCTTGGAACAAATCGATTTGTCAGCAGTTACCTCGTTAACTCACCAT GCTCAGGAGAGTGCAGAGGAAGGAGATCAACCAAGTCCACAAGCTTCTTTACACGATGAGTTTTCATCTAACTCTGAGTGCTTTGAGAGTCTTAGCGCTGATCTCCAAG GGCTCAGAATGAAACTTCAGCTACTAAAACGTGAGTCAGATACTTACAACGAAGGCGACATGGTCGTTtcaagtgaagaagaagaagaggaatcaTCCATAGTAACAGATGAGACGATGATCATCCATGAGTGGAAGTCTCTCTACTTGGCTGATATCTTAGCAAACTCCAGGTTCAGTGACTTGAACCCGACAAGCTTCATGGCGTCATGGCACTCTTCTGAATCACCTCTAGATCCATCCTTGGTTAAGGACCTTGAGAAGAAGTACTCCGGTCTGAAAACCTCAACCCGGTTAGAAAGGAAGTTTGTGTTTGATTGGATAAACAGTGAGATTCTCGAGTTCTTTGAGCAGTTCACTGATCTTAAACCCACAAAGGTCAGCCCAAAATGGGATATAAGCATGATGCATGAAACTCTGCGAGAGGTTGTCACTAGAAAATACATGAAACAAAGTAGAGATACAAAGGAGAAGGAGTTGCAGTTGCCAAGCTTGGAAGATGGCATTGAAGTGATAGGTAAGGAGATTGAAGAAATGTTGACAGATGAACTCATTGCAGAGCTAGTgtaa
- the LOC106451029 gene encoding mitochondrial import inner membrane translocase subunit TIM17-2-like yields the protein MGTPESSREPCPDRILDDIGGAFGMGAVGGGAFHFIKGTYNSPKGSRFMGGRQAVTMNAPRLGGSFAVWGGLFSTFDCSMVYLRQKEDPWNSIFAGAATGGFLAMRQGPSSAVRSALFGGVLLALIEGAGIALNKMLAQPQHMQMEEGMMPGMPGMQMGQVPGMQMPSQVQAQGMPEDTSSSSSSSWLGGLFGKKNDEAQGQTSSGSETKVLESFDAPPVPSFEYK from the coding sequence ATGGGAACTCCAGAATCTTCCCGAGAGCCCTGCCCCGACCGTATCCTCGACGACATCGGTGGGGCCTTCGGAATGGGAGCTGTCGGAGGAGGAGCCTTTCATTTCATCAAAGGAACTTACAACTCCCCCAAAGGAAGTCGCTTTATGGGAGGGAGACAAGCGGTGACGATGAACGCTCCTCGCTTGGGAGGTAGCTTCGCTGTTTGGGGAGGTTTATTCTCGACGTTTGATTGCTCCATGGTGTACCTTAGGCAGAAGGAGGATCCTTGGAACTCGATATTTGCAGGCGCTGCGACTGGTGGGTTTCTGGCTATGAGGCAGGGGCCTAGCTCGGCGGTGAGGTCTGCGCTTTTCGGTGGGGTTTTGCTTGCGTTGATTGAAGGAGCCGGGATTGCGTTGAATAAGATGTTGGCTCAGCCTCAGCATATGCAGATGGAGGAGGGGATGATGCCTGGAATGCCGGGGATGCAGATGGGGCAGGTGCCTGGGATGCAGATGCCGAGTCAGGTTCAGGCGCAGGGGATGCCGGAGGATACTTCTTCATCGTCGTCGTCGTCATGGTTGGGAGGGCTATTTGGTAAGAAGAATGATGAGGCGCAGGGGCAGACGAGTAGTGGAAGTGAAACGAAGGTGTTGGAGAGTTTTGATGCGCCTCCGGTGCCATCATTTGAGTACAAGTGA